From the genome of Blautia hydrogenotrophica DSM 10507:
TATTTCATGTGAGCCGAACTCCCGTCCGGGAAGCGTTTCAGCAGTTAGAGATGCAGAAACTGATAAAATCATATCCGGGCAAGGCGACGATTGTCACAGAGATCGAGACAGATCACATCGAACAGTGGTATCTGCCGATGGTGAGTCTACAGCAGCTCGCTGCTACCATTGCCATTGAGAAGGTAACACAGGAACAAATCGACGATCTAAAACAATTAAGCGATGTCTTTTTGCGCCGTGTGAGAAGCCAAGCGGACCCTATGGAGCTGCTGCAGGCTGACAGAGCGTTTCATGATTATATCTTAAGAATTGCCGGAAATGAGTATATTATAGATTTTTGCAATACGCTTTGGATTCATATTTTGAGGCTAGAGTACAGATTTTTTCAGGAGACGATGACTCTAGAAGAGTCGATTTCAGACCATCTAGAGCTGATAAAAGACTTGGAGATGAGAGACAGCTTTATGATTTCTATGGTGACAAAAAATCATTGGGAGAGGACGGCTTTGGAGATTAATTTCATCAATGAAAAGCTTCAAGAAGAGCGGGGATTTTGTGACAAAGACAGGAGTATGTAGAGATGGCTTTGACGGTGAGAGAGATCTGGCAGATGGAGAAGTTTAAAGCTTTTCGCTTGGTAGCTGGGGAAAAGGGCTTAGACAATGAAATAGAAAATATTGGCATTCTGGATTATGAATATGCGGTTGAAGATGAGGAGCTTCAGCAGAAATGGGCTTTTGGAAGAAAAGGGTTTGTGATCTCTTCGCTATTATTTGCAAAAGATCATCCAGAAAGAATTCTGAACGCATTTGAAGGCCTAGTCAGAGATCGAGTGAGTGCATTGGCTGTCAAAGCAGTTTGCTATCAGGAGCTTCCCAGGGAAGCCATTGAGTATGCGGATGAGAACAATCTCCCGGTTTTTTTGTTTGGTAGAGACGACGCCTATTTTGAGGAGATCGTCTTTGAAATCAAAGGGAGGATTTCAGGGTGGAACGATGTGAAAAATATGGAAAAGAGAATAGACTCTTTGATTGACAGGAATTTAGGCGAGGAAGAGCGCAGCAATATTCTCAAAAGAGTTGTTAAAGGGAAATGGCGGCACTATCTGGCTGTATATGAAAAGTATGAAGACGGAATAAAAGAAAGTGAGCTTGCGCGCAGATATCGGCTGCTGAATGATCGGATAGGAGAGAGAGGAGGCGCTCTGATTTACCACGGAGGCTGTCTGGTTATTCTGGCGGCTGAAAAAGGTGAGATGCTCAGCAGATATACAAGGCAGCTTTTGCGAGAGATTCAGCCTGGCGAGAGACACCAGGCGGTGGGAGTTGGCAGCCATCATGCTAGAGAGGATGAACTCAGGCAGGCAGTGATGGAGTGCCTATACGCAGAAAGATTTGCATGTCTGAAGGGAAAAGAAGAGATCTTTTTCGATGACATGGGGGTTTATCAGATTTTGTTTCCATATTATAAAGAGAGCTGGATGAAAGAGTACAGCAGGCGTTTTCTCGGAAAGATTTTGGAGTTTGACAGAGAGTATGACGGAGAGCTGTTCCAGACGATTCGTATTTATATTGAGCAGAGCGGAGATATCCATGCGGTATCCGAGAAAATGCATGTGCATAAAAACACGATTCGATACCGCATCAATAAGGTGCGAGAGCTGCTCAACATGGAGGAAGACCCGACCTTTTTGGAGCAGATGAGTCTCGCCGTGAGGATTTATGAGCTTGGCACACGGTGGGAAGATAGTTCTGGATGATAAGAGAGAATCTTGGGATAAAAACGATATATATTATGATACCAGTAGGTAAAAAGATGTTAATAGACCATGTTGGGCATAAAACGAAAAGCCCCGGAGCAGCAGCTCTGGGGCTTTTCTACGTTTATCTATACCTGAAATCAACGGAAGTTTACAATCCCTTCTATTGTATGAAATCAAAAATTTTATGAGAAAATATTAGAGTTATTACAATGAGTTGTCAGAAGAAATATGAGACAATACGGGCAGAAGGAAGGCGGTGAGAGAGATGAAAGAGCTGGTTTTTGAGCTTTTAGAGAGAATGATTGCGGCGGACACGACGAATCCACCAGGAAACGAGGCACAGGCAGCCAGATATATCGGTGAACGGCTGAGGCAGGAAGGATTTCAAGTGAATTACCAGAGAGTCGCCGAAGGCAGGGAAAATGTCATAGCATCCGTGGGAGACAGTTCAGCGAAGGAAATCATTTTGACTGGCCATCTAGATGTGGTACCGGCGGGGGAAGGCTGGAAGAAACCGCCTTTTGAGATGACCCGGTCTGAGGGAAAGATCTGGGGACGGGGTAGCAGCGATATGAAAGGGGCTGTGGCCGCTATGATGGCTGCGGCAGTCAAGGCAGCGAAAAAACCGAAACTCCTGTCGGAGAAGAAGATTACCCTCGTGTTTGTCTGCGATGAGGAAGTGAGCGGGGACGGGAGTCGTGTATTTGTGAGGAACTACCACCCGGCCAAAGAGACGCTGGTAATCATCGGGGAGCCCACGAAGATGCAGGTACAGATTGCTCACAGAGGAATCAGTAGGTTTCGGGTGGATATAGGAGGACAACAGGCCCATGCGGCCACGCCGGAAAAGGGAATCAACCCTATTTTGGAGATGAGCCGTTTTCTGTTGGCGGTGGAACGGTTCAACCAGGACAGAGCGAAAAAACAGCAGTATGGGATTTTACCGCCGCCGGTCATCACCCCTACGATACTGCATGCGGAGGTCAAGGAAAACATGATTCCGCCGGTGTGCTCCGCACTCTTAGACTGCCGGACAGTGGAAGGGGAGACGGAAGAAATGCTCAGAGGGCAGCTTACCCTTTTGTTTTTGGAATCCAGGCAGAACAGCCAGACGACTTTTCAACTGGAAACTCTGCTGTGTGCGCCTGTGGGTACGTCATCGAGGGAGAGTAGCTGCTGTCGGACGGCGGTTCAGGCGCTGGGAGGAGGGCAGACTGTGGGATGCTTTAATGGAAGTACGGATATGCCCATTTTTACAGAAAATGGATATAGGAATACGATTATCTGCGGTCCAGGAAGTTTGGAGTTGGCGCATCAGATTGATGAGTACGTGGAGGAGGAACAGATCAGAAAAGCGGTGGG
Proteins encoded in this window:
- a CDS encoding GntR family transcriptional regulator; its protein translation is MQMPETGETRGTVRTQIYESIKQWIIEGRLKPGEKLSDTDIAALFHVSRTPVREAFQQLEMQKLIKSYPGKATIVTEIETDHIEQWYLPMVSLQQLAATIAIEKVTQEQIDDLKQLSDVFLRRVRSQADPMELLQADRAFHDYILRIAGNEYIIDFCNTLWIHILRLEYRFFQETMTLEESISDHLELIKDLEMRDSFMISMVTKNHWERTALEINFINEKLQEERGFCDKDRSM
- a CDS encoding PucR family transcriptional regulator, encoding MALTVREIWQMEKFKAFRLVAGEKGLDNEIENIGILDYEYAVEDEELQQKWAFGRKGFVISSLLFAKDHPERILNAFEGLVRDRVSALAVKAVCYQELPREAIEYADENNLPVFLFGRDDAYFEEIVFEIKGRISGWNDVKNMEKRIDSLIDRNLGEEERSNILKRVVKGKWRHYLAVYEKYEDGIKESELARRYRLLNDRIGERGGALIYHGGCLVILAAEKGEMLSRYTRQLLREIQPGERHQAVGVGSHHAREDELRQAVMECLYAERFACLKGKEEIFFDDMGVYQILFPYYKESWMKEYSRRFLGKILEFDREYDGELFQTIRIYIEQSGDIHAVSEKMHVHKNTIRYRINKVRELLNMEEDPTFLEQMSLAVRIYELGTRWEDSSG
- a CDS encoding M20 family metallopeptidase gives rise to the protein MKELVFELLERMIAADTTNPPGNEAQAARYIGERLRQEGFQVNYQRVAEGRENVIASVGDSSAKEIILTGHLDVVPAGEGWKKPPFEMTRSEGKIWGRGSSDMKGAVAAMMAAAVKAAKKPKLLSEKKITLVFVCDEEVSGDGSRVFVRNYHPAKETLVIIGEPTKMQVQIAHRGISRFRVDIGGQQAHAATPEKGINPILEMSRFLLAVERFNQDRAKKQQYGILPPPVITPTILHAEVKENMIPPVCSALLDCRTVEGETEEMLRGQLTLLFLESRQNSQTTFQLETLLCAPVGTSSRESSCCRTAVQALGGGQTVGCFNGSTDMPIFTENGYRNTIICGPGSLELAHQIDEYVEEEQIRKAVGFYENFLVLA